A genomic stretch from Antarcticibacterium flavum includes:
- the gldF gene encoding gliding motility-associated ABC transporter permease subunit GldF — MTAILNKEIRSFFSSPTGYLVVGLFLVVCGLFLFVFEGSYNILDNGFADMSPFFELAPWIFIFLIPAITMKSFAEEYKQGTMEILLTRPIGIRQLVWGKFLGAFFLAVIAIIPSILYVFTISQLGAPAGNFDTGATLGSYFGLFLLAFSYTAIGIFASALTNNQITAFIVAVFLCFFLFFGFEGLAGYNVFGDSAYGMEYLGMSFHYKSMSRGVIDTRDIIYFLSIIILFLTLTFYKIQLPVRSKGIKT, encoded by the coding sequence GTGACAGCAATACTTAACAAAGAAATACGATCCTTTTTTTCCTCCCCAACGGGATACCTGGTGGTGGGGTTGTTTTTGGTGGTTTGCGGACTTTTCCTTTTTGTTTTTGAAGGTTCTTATAATATTCTGGATAATGGGTTTGCAGATATGAGCCCATTCTTTGAGCTGGCGCCGTGGATCTTTATTTTTCTTATCCCCGCGATCACGATGAAGAGTTTTGCCGAGGAATATAAGCAGGGTACTATGGAGATCCTTCTTACCCGCCCAATCGGGATCAGGCAGCTGGTGTGGGGGAAATTCCTGGGTGCTTTTTTTCTGGCGGTTATTGCTATTATACCCTCTATTCTGTACGTTTTCACCATTTCACAACTTGGAGCTCCCGCGGGAAATTTTGATACCGGGGCTACGCTTGGCTCCTATTTTGGACTGTTTCTGCTGGCATTCAGCTATACCGCTATTGGGATCTTTGCTTCGGCATTGACCAATAACCAGATCACGGCTTTTATAGTCGCGGTATTCCTTTGTTTCTTCCTTTTTTTTGGCTTTGAAGGTCTTGCGGGTTATAACGTTTTTGGCGACTCGGCGTATGGAATGGAGTACCTGGGGATGAGCTTTCACTATAAAAGTATGAGCCGTGGGGTGATTGACACCCGGGACATCATCTATTTCCTTAGTATTATCATCCTCTTTTTGACCCTTACTTTTTATAAGATCCAACTTCCGGTTCGCAGCAAAGGAATCAAAACCTAA
- the gldG gene encoding gliding motility-associated ABC transporter substrate-binding protein GldG: MEKLRPYKYLLILVIGLVLANILAANYHQRFDLTQDNRYTLSPAAKELINDVESPVIIDVFLKGNFPPEFRRLQNETRQMLEEFAAYNSNIRFNFIDPLAEGDDANAIAEEFYKLGMTPARLSVMESGKASETIIFPWAIANYKDQTVKIPLLKNKLGTTDEERVNNSVQQLEYAFADALGQLVRPREKKIAVMRGNGELADAYLADFIQTIRRYYFVAPFTLDSAAAHSEKTLQDLNEFDLILEAKPTQPYTEQEKYVLDQYMMQGGKALWLVENVAMETDSLLNETGRAFALPRDLNLGDMFFSYGVRINPLLVNDIYSAPIILASGGGNETRFNPYPWFYSPLTTSPNTHPIINNLEAVKFEWANPIDTLRNNIQKTVLLSSSPQTKLEGAPREISLGIIQTPPDLSTYTAGEQPLAVLLEGEFTSAYRNRIKPFKTANPLENGVETQMIVVSDGDVIKNQLQRGEPLELGFDRYTGNTYGNKEFLLNAVNYLLDDSGLIEIRSKEINIPFLDAEKVAAEKEQWQIINLVVPLSGLALGAFLFNYFRRKRYIKK; this comes from the coding sequence TTGGAAAAATTACGACCATATAAATACCTGCTTATCCTTGTCATTGGCCTTGTGCTGGCAAATATTCTCGCTGCCAATTATCACCAAAGGTTTGACCTCACCCAGGATAACCGCTATACCCTCTCCCCTGCTGCAAAAGAACTGATAAATGACGTGGAGTCGCCGGTGATCATAGATGTATTCCTGAAGGGGAATTTTCCGCCGGAATTCCGAAGGCTGCAGAACGAAACCCGGCAAATGCTGGAAGAATTTGCCGCTTATAACAGCAATATCCGTTTTAATTTCATAGATCCTTTAGCTGAAGGTGATGACGCCAATGCCATTGCTGAAGAATTCTATAAGTTGGGGATGACCCCAGCCCGGCTTAGCGTAATGGAAAGCGGCAAGGCCAGTGAAACCATTATTTTCCCGTGGGCCATTGCAAATTATAAGGACCAAACGGTAAAGATCCCTTTGCTGAAAAATAAACTTGGTACTACAGATGAGGAACGGGTAAACAACTCTGTACAACAACTGGAATATGCCTTTGCCGATGCCCTGGGGCAGCTGGTAAGGCCACGGGAGAAAAAGATCGCCGTAATGCGCGGCAACGGCGAACTGGCGGATGCTTACCTGGCCGACTTTATCCAGACCATACGCCGGTATTATTTCGTAGCACCGTTTACTTTGGATTCTGCCGCAGCACATTCAGAAAAGACTTTACAGGATCTTAATGAATTTGATCTCATTTTAGAAGCAAAACCCACCCAACCTTATACAGAACAGGAGAAATATGTGCTGGATCAGTATATGATGCAAGGAGGAAAAGCCTTGTGGCTTGTTGAAAATGTAGCGATGGAGACAGACAGCCTGCTCAACGAGACCGGCCGTGCTTTTGCCCTGCCGCGGGATCTTAACCTGGGAGATATGTTCTTCTCCTATGGGGTAAGGATCAATCCGCTGCTGGTGAATGACATTTATTCTGCTCCTATTATCCTGGCCAGTGGTGGTGGAAATGAGACCAGGTTCAATCCGTATCCCTGGTTCTACAGTCCGCTTACCACCTCTCCAAACACGCATCCAATTATTAACAACCTGGAAGCAGTGAAATTTGAATGGGCAAACCCCATTGACACCCTGCGTAATAACATTCAAAAAACGGTGCTGCTTAGCAGTTCTCCACAAACGAAACTGGAGGGAGCTCCACGCGAGATTAGTCTTGGAATAATACAGACCCCACCGGACCTTTCTACCTACACTGCGGGAGAACAACCGCTGGCTGTGCTGCTGGAGGGGGAATTCACCTCGGCTTACAGGAACAGGATAAAGCCCTTTAAAACCGCGAATCCGCTGGAGAACGGGGTGGAAACTCAGATGATAGTGGTGAGTGATGGAGATGTTATTAAAAATCAGTTACAACGCGGGGAACCTTTGGAATTAGGTTTTGATCGTTATACCGGCAATACCTATGGCAACAAAGAGTTTTTGCTGAATGCTGTAAATTATCTCCTGGATGATTCGGGGCTTATTGAGATCAGGTCCAAAGAGATCAATATCCCGTTCCTGGATGCAGAGAAAGTCGCTGCTGAAAAGGAGCAGTGGCAAATCATCAATCTGGTAGTACCACTTTCTGGGCTGGCCCTGGGAGCCTTTCTGTTCAATTACTTCAGAAGGAAGCGTTATATTAAAAAGTAA
- a CDS encoding response regulator: MPEKILKIITVDDSRLMIPYFEHIFRDLENVEWVGHAYSIEEAQQLIEKEKPNTAFLDICLKKGNGFRLLELIKKKYPLINVFMLSNTKDELYTKKSREMGALYLIDKTREFHLIPYFLQAVETAEKIGESISQFNPSDIDSSRE, translated from the coding sequence ATGCCAGAGAAAATATTGAAAATAATTACTGTTGATGATTCCCGCTTGATGATCCCCTATTTTGAGCATATCTTCAGGGACCTGGAGAATGTGGAATGGGTGGGTCATGCCTATTCTATAGAAGAGGCCCAACAGTTGATTGAAAAGGAAAAACCAAATACAGCCTTTCTGGATATTTGCCTGAAAAAGGGAAATGGGTTCAGGCTTCTGGAGCTCATTAAAAAGAAATACCCTTTGATTAATGTCTTTATGTTAAGCAACACAAAGGATGAGCTTTACACAAAAAAGAGCCGGGAAATGGGGGCCCTGTACCTCATAGATAAAACCAGGGAATTTCATTTGATCCCTTATTTCCTGCAAGCCGTAGAAACCGCTGAAAAGATAGGGGAGAGTATTTCACAGTTTAATCCATCTGATATTGATTCTTCCAGAGAGTGA